The following proteins come from a genomic window of Galactobacillus timonensis:
- a CDS encoding peptidoglycan bridge formation glycyltransferase FemA/FemB family protein gives MSYQMIWNLPAPQLDAFVVASDQNTLFQCSSWADIKVNWKSQRIGVSRDGTLVAAALVLIRPMPLGKTLLYIPRGPVMDYHNPELVEFMLAGLKTLAKEKHAIDIRFDPAVLSRVYPYKERKEHHDRQNEDVIALLQSLGARHRGYTTAIIESTQPRFNAAMDVTADFEKKLEHKTVKCIRAAVHKGVEVFEGPQYLDDFATAMHYTEVRKKVALRNKEYFANMLRVYGDHCILMVAKLNFPKQISRLQEEIAALQKKLDAQPDQQEAEQLKEKLQKNRSLLKQFKSDGEDHKAEIKALNKENQQLQARQKLQLSAADLQQLQQQMENDRKEVERLKEEYAREGREEVITCGILAVYNEKLMELFYMGNHPDYMRLYSSYLLYSKCLQRCVELGIRHCSFGGVEGTLDDGLTLFKSNWLMNVEEYIGEFNIVTDPFLYSMFDKVYPLFLKHAMKESGKSR, from the coding sequence ATGAGCTATCAGATGATTTGGAATCTTCCTGCCCCGCAGCTGGATGCCTTCGTGGTCGCATCCGATCAGAACACTCTCTTTCAGTGTTCCAGCTGGGCGGACATCAAAGTGAACTGGAAGTCGCAGCGCATCGGCGTCAGCCGGGACGGGACTCTGGTGGCCGCCGCCCTTGTGCTGATCCGGCCGATGCCGCTGGGAAAGACACTTCTCTATATTCCCCGCGGACCCGTCATGGATTATCACAATCCGGAACTTGTAGAGTTCATGCTGGCGGGCTTGAAGACGCTGGCGAAAGAGAAGCACGCCATCGACATCCGCTTTGATCCGGCAGTTTTATCCAGAGTGTATCCATACAAGGAACGCAAGGAACATCATGACCGTCAGAACGAAGATGTCATTGCGCTCCTGCAGTCTTTGGGCGCACGCCACAGGGGCTATACAACCGCCATCATCGAATCGACGCAGCCGCGTTTTAATGCGGCCATGGATGTGACTGCCGACTTTGAGAAAAAGCTTGAGCACAAGACCGTCAAGTGCATCCGGGCGGCGGTTCACAAAGGCGTAGAAGTGTTTGAGGGGCCGCAGTATCTGGATGATTTTGCGACAGCCATGCACTATACGGAAGTCCGCAAGAAGGTTGCTCTGCGCAACAAGGAATATTTTGCCAACATGCTCAGGGTATACGGGGATCATTGCATCCTGATGGTCGCGAAGCTCAACTTTCCAAAGCAGATTTCCCGCCTGCAGGAAGAAATCGCTGCTCTCCAGAAGAAGCTGGATGCGCAGCCCGACCAGCAGGAAGCGGAACAGCTGAAGGAAAAGCTTCAGAAGAACCGGTCCCTTCTGAAGCAGTTCAAATCGGACGGAGAAGATCATAAAGCTGAAATCAAGGCGCTGAACAAAGAGAACCAGCAGCTGCAGGCAAGGCAGAAGCTGCAGCTTTCTGCAGCGGATCTGCAGCAGCTTCAGCAGCAGATGGAAAACGACAGGAAGGAAGTTGAACGCCTGAAGGAGGAATATGCCCGCGAAGGTCGTGAGGAAGTGATTACCTGCGGAATTCTGGCCGTCTATAACGAGAAGCTGATGGAGTTGTTCTACATGGGCAACCATCCGGACTATATGCGCCTGTACTCCAGCTACCTTCTCTACAGCAAATGTCTGCAGCGCTGCGTCGAGCTCGGCATCCGTCATTGTTCCTTCGGCGGTGTCGAGGGAACATTGGATGATGGTCTGACGCTGTTCAAATCCAACTGGCTGATGAATGTCGAAGAGTATATCGGCGAATTCAACATTGTGACCGATCCCTTCCTGTACAGCATGTTCGACAAAGTCTACCCCCTGTTTCTGAAGCATGCCATGAAAGAGAGCGGAAAAAGCCGCTGA
- a CDS encoding septation ring formation regulator EzrA: MKYLSDIRVVIAIAAVVLIIVVWLIAQRIRANSYRKQLENLERRYNSIKSVPISFKLNKAVAICRVEPGTMDKVASTKDDFEKCQANLTQISQMLADTEDEILAGKLKRAKLDLGDLEASIELGEKQVKNLDTFLDSILEKEKSQREEVTQYKNRFHDLRAYAQDHQTQLGFIWPTVEQNISDIEKMFSAFEEWMYANEYEKAKEELVNIQNALNHFEALTQEFPNLLNDARGVIPKMVEVLSSDYAKAKSQGVYLDHLEVEKNLSVITSSLQDDLAALKAGNPQDVKDHLDSYKTRIEQMQGQVHDEIENTAELSRLAKETESLYQETEHTAKYIQDQYSRQSTRLGMRHLEERIQQVSDDLKDISRRMPSVYESYNEHRTAASYILSNMKLLNQKLTMCSAKANKIRSEIDAAVSDEDRARKQLIAMQVVMNQMQMKIRKYKLPSISQQYEADITKANQYMHTLDHLLNEKQLNMELLNSTLKEAIDFVYTLLDKVNQLVATVIMFENTVVFANRYRSTYSDIDSDLTRSELCFRNGEYQDALRIAIGTIEKIYPGNYEKMIKENAKSAA; this comes from the coding sequence ATGAAATATCTTTCGGACATCCGCGTTGTCATTGCAATTGCGGCCGTTGTCCTGATTATAGTTGTATGGCTGATTGCGCAGAGAATCCGTGCAAATTCCTACCGGAAACAGCTTGAAAACCTGGAACGCCGGTACAATTCCATCAAGAGCGTTCCGATTTCCTTTAAGCTGAACAAAGCTGTGGCCATCTGCCGCGTCGAACCCGGGACCATGGATAAGGTCGCATCCACGAAAGATGATTTCGAAAAGTGCCAGGCAAACCTGACGCAGATCTCGCAGATGCTGGCGGATACGGAAGATGAAATTCTTGCCGGCAAGCTGAAGCGGGCAAAGCTGGATCTTGGCGATCTGGAAGCCTCCATTGAGCTTGGCGAGAAACAGGTCAAGAACCTTGATACCTTCCTCGATTCCATCCTTGAAAAGGAGAAGTCGCAGCGGGAGGAAGTAACCCAGTATAAAAACAGATTCCATGATCTGCGCGCCTATGCACAGGATCATCAGACACAGCTGGGCTTCATCTGGCCGACGGTGGAGCAGAATATCAGTGACATTGAAAAGATGTTCTCCGCCTTTGAAGAATGGATGTACGCCAATGAATATGAAAAGGCGAAGGAAGAGCTTGTCAATATCCAGAATGCCCTGAATCATTTTGAGGCACTGACGCAGGAATTCCCGAATCTTCTGAATGATGCGCGCGGTGTCATTCCGAAGATGGTTGAAGTTCTCAGCTCCGACTATGCCAAGGCCAAGAGCCAGGGCGTATATCTCGATCATCTGGAAGTTGAGAAGAATCTCTCCGTGATCACGTCCAGTCTGCAGGATGATCTTGCTGCGCTGAAGGCAGGCAATCCGCAGGACGTGAAGGATCATCTCGATTCCTACAAGACCCGTATTGAACAGATGCAGGGTCAGGTTCATGATGAGATCGAAAACACGGCTGAGCTGAGCCGTCTTGCCAAGGAAACAGAAAGTCTGTATCAGGAGACTGAACATACAGCCAAGTACATTCAGGATCAGTACAGCCGTCAGTCGACGCGTCTTGGCATGCGTCATCTGGAAGAGCGTATTCAGCAGGTCAGCGACGATCTGAAGGATATTTCCCGCCGCATGCCGAGTGTTTACGAGTCCTATAACGAACACCGTACAGCAGCCAGCTATATTCTTTCGAACATGAAGCTTCTGAACCAGAAGCTGACGATGTGCTCTGCCAAGGCAAACAAGATCCGCTCCGAGATTGATGCGGCGGTCAGCGATGAGGACCGTGCCCGCAAGCAGCTGATCGCGATGCAGGTCGTCATGAACCAGATGCAGATGAAGATCCGCAAATACAAGCTGCCGTCCATCTCGCAGCAGTATGAGGCCGACATTACGAAGGCCAATCAGTATATGCATACGCTGGATCATCTGCTGAATGAAAAGCAGCTGAACATGGAACTGCTGAATTCGACATTGAAGGAAGCCATCGATTTTGTCTACACGCTTCTTGATAAGGTGAATCAGCTGGTTGCCACCGTGATTATGTTTGAAAATACGGTTGTCTTCGCAAACCGCTATCGCTCGACGTATTCCGATATTGATTCGGATCTGACGCGTTCGGAACTGTGCTTCCGCAATGGCGAATATCAGGATGCGCTGCGCATTGCCATCGGAACGATCGAAAAGATTTATCCCGGCAACTATGAGAAGATGATCAAGGAGAATGCTAAGAGTGCAGCCTAG
- a CDS encoding cysteine desulfurase family protein — MLRVQPRVYFDHASTTNINPDVLKVYEHLLETMYVNSESLYEEGTQVHDQMEKARAAIAGLLGCKPREVMFTGGSSESNSTAIKGVPLAVKGRKHIITSCVEHSSVLNACAQMERLFGYRITYLPVNGQGIVSVDDLKAALDEDTVLVSLMLVNNESGAINPMDEIKEIVRKQSHAYLHVDLTQAIGKIPCSLKDIDLASISAHKIEGLKGSGVLIKKEYVPLEPLISGGEQEQGLRGGTANAAADMVFAKTLRLALENEKKYGAYVKSLRDRLLDGLEAIDGVEINSSRDGVGCLVNFSYEAIPSEVMQNALNRAGFMVSARSTCESNSNNPSYVLTAMGYSDRRASSCIRVSLGYQNTAEEIDAFLNALKEIIHIYGEL, encoded by the coding sequence ATGCTAAGAGTGCAGCCTAGAGTATATTTTGACCATGCAAGCACAACCAATATCAATCCGGATGTGCTGAAGGTCTATGAGCATCTGCTGGAAACCATGTATGTCAACAGCGAATCGCTCTATGAAGAAGGTACACAGGTTCATGATCAAATGGAGAAAGCCCGCGCAGCAATTGCCGGGCTTTTAGGCTGTAAGCCCAGGGAGGTAATGTTTACCGGCGGCTCTTCCGAATCCAACAGTACAGCCATTAAAGGTGTACCGCTTGCTGTAAAAGGCAGGAAACACATCATTACCTCATGCGTCGAACACAGCAGTGTTCTCAATGCCTGTGCACAGATGGAACGTCTCTTCGGCTATCGGATTACCTATCTTCCCGTCAATGGGCAGGGCATCGTTTCCGTCGATGACCTGAAGGCTGCTCTGGATGAAGATACGGTTCTTGTGTCGCTGATGCTGGTAAACAATGAGAGCGGCGCCATCAACCCGATGGATGAGATCAAGGAGATTGTCAGGAAACAGTCCCATGCCTATCTCCACGTGGACCTTACCCAGGCCATCGGCAAGATCCCGTGTTCCCTCAAGGACATTGACCTGGCGTCCATCTCTGCCCATAAGATTGAGGGCCTCAAAGGCAGCGGCGTTCTGATCAAGAAAGAGTATGTCCCGCTGGAACCGCTGATATCGGGCGGCGAACAGGAACAGGGACTGCGTGGCGGAACGGCGAATGCGGCGGCCGACATGGTCTTTGCCAAGACGCTGCGTCTCGCTCTTGAAAATGAGAAGAAGTATGGCGCCTATGTTAAGAGCCTTCGGGACCGTCTGCTCGATGGTCTGGAAGCGATTGACGGCGTCGAGATCAACAGCAGCCGCGATGGCGTTGGCTGCCTGGTCAACTTCTCCTATGAAGCGATTCCGAGTGAAGTGATGCAGAATGCGCTGAACCGTGCCGGCTTCATGGTCAGTGCCCGCAGCACCTGCGAAAGCAATTCCAACAATCCGAGCTACGTTCTCACGGCCATGGGCTACAGTGACCGCCGGGCGAGCAGCTGTATCCGCGTCAGTCTGGGCTATCAGAATACTGCGGAAGAAATCGACGCATTTCTCAACGCATTAAAGGAGATTATTCATATATATGGTGAATTATGA
- the thiI gene encoding tRNA uracil 4-sulfurtransferase ThiI encodes MVNYDTVLIRYGELSTKGHNRRDFIKRLESNLKYALRDFDGLKYRRTYDRIYIQLQGGEDTEKMKKIISGVFGISSFSFTEKIASSLDAIEARCLEIAKENAPTRHTFKMLTKRHDKNFPMNSDSINRAVAGVILENTDMQVDVHDPDLEIRVEVREDATYLTSEKIPGAGGYPTGINGKVLLLLSGGIDSPVAAYELMKRGLNVEAIHFASPPYTSDHALGKVLTLASKMSVYEGHMKVHVINLTANQMSINRNVGDSYSITILRRMMFRLAEQVAQKNGCLALATGESVGQVASQTLESMAVINDVVHMPVLRPLVCMDKVEIIDLARRLGTYETSIEPYEDCCTIFKPQNPVTRPLLRKCEAFETKWDWQSELDQCLASEDTRIVKPAEEEEFL; translated from the coding sequence ATGGTGAATTATGATACGGTACTGATCCGCTATGGAGAACTCAGCACCAAGGGACATAACCGCCGCGACTTCATCAAGCGGCTTGAAAGCAATCTGAAGTATGCGCTGCGTGATTTTGACGGCCTGAAGTACCGCCGTACGTATGATCGCATCTACATTCAGCTGCAGGGCGGAGAAGATACGGAAAAGATGAAGAAGATCATTTCCGGCGTCTTCGGCATATCTTCGTTTTCCTTCACGGAAAAGATTGCAAGCAGCCTGGATGCCATTGAGGCACGCTGCCTGGAAATCGCGAAAGAAAATGCCCCGACCAGGCACACCTTCAAGATGCTGACGAAGCGTCACGATAAGAACTTTCCGATGAACTCCGACAGCATCAACCGTGCCGTTGCCGGAGTCATCCTTGAGAATACGGACATGCAGGTGGATGTTCATGATCCGGACCTTGAGATCCGCGTTGAGGTTCGTGAGGATGCGACCTATCTGACCAGTGAGAAGATACCGGGAGCCGGCGGCTATCCGACCGGCATCAACGGCAAGGTGCTTCTTCTGCTTTCCGGCGGCATTGATTCTCCGGTCGCCGCCTATGAATTGATGAAGCGCGGCCTCAACGTGGAGGCGATTCATTTTGCCTCGCCGCCGTATACCTCGGATCATGCGCTTGGCAAGGTGCTGACGCTGGCATCGAAGATGTCGGTCTATGAAGGCCATATGAAGGTTCATGTCATCAATCTGACGGCCAATCAGATGTCCATCAACCGCAATGTCGGCGACTCCTATTCGATCACCATTCTGCGGCGGATGATGTTCCGCCTTGCGGAGCAGGTTGCACAGAAAAACGGCTGCCTCGCTCTTGCGACCGGGGAGAGTGTGGGCCAGGTGGCCTCGCAGACCCTTGAAAGCATGGCTGTGATCAATGATGTCGTACATATGCCAGTGCTGCGGCCGCTGGTATGCATGGACAAGGTGGAGATCATCGATCTTGCTCGCCGCCTGGGCACCTATGAAACATCGATTGAGCCGTATGAAGACTGCTGCACCATCTTCAAGCCGCAGAACCCGGTGACCCGTCCGCTTCTGCGCAAGTGCGAAGCCTTCGAAACAAAATGGGACTGGCAGAGTGAACTGGACCAGTGCCTGGCCAGTGAAGATACACGGATCGTGAAGCCGGCGGAAGAAGAGGAATTCCTCTAG
- a CDS encoding metallophosphoesterase, translating into MKTLTKVLLVLALMVSLGYAMYYDAWNVAPSRFVVRYETLDSIFIPDQLNDVNILFFSDLKFGTFMDQKRLEKLVDSINDLSPDAVIFGGDLFDEDALVDDNTAAMVTPLLKSIEAPLGKFAVLGDTDHRSDDVTSYVEQVLYDSDFELLNNASTLLRNKGSQSITIVGLDSPLAGTMDVTAAFSEVSRTSYSIVVCHTPDAADDFPTDLTNYVLSGHSLGGQVYLANYSLYMPAMAQKYFRGKHTLGNNAFTLDISSGTGTTGQDVRFLANAEIVLYRLKHRAVIDASSN; encoded by the coding sequence ATGAAAACACTGACGAAGGTTCTGCTGGTACTGGCATTGATGGTCAGCCTCGGCTATGCAATGTATTACGATGCGTGGAATGTAGCTCCCTCGCGTTTTGTTGTGCGCTATGAAACGCTGGATTCGATCTTCATCCCCGACCAGCTGAACGATGTCAATATTCTGTTCTTTTCCGATCTGAAGTTCGGCACCTTCATGGACCAGAAACGGCTGGAGAAGCTGGTGGATTCGATCAATGATCTTTCGCCGGATGCAGTCATCTTCGGCGGCGATCTGTTTGATGAAGACGCACTGGTCGATGACAATACAGCAGCTATGGTGACGCCGCTGCTCAAAAGCATCGAAGCTCCTCTGGGCAAATTTGCTGTACTGGGGGATACGGATCATCGCAGTGACGATGTCACATCGTATGTGGAACAGGTGCTCTATGACAGTGATTTTGAACTGTTGAACAACGCTTCCACACTGCTTCGCAACAAAGGCTCCCAGAGCATTACGATCGTTGGCCTCGATTCTCCGCTGGCAGGAACTATGGATGTAACAGCCGCCTTCAGCGAAGTGTCACGCACCTCCTATTCCATTGTCGTATGTCATACGCCGGATGCGGCGGATGATTTTCCGACGGATCTGACAAACTATGTTCTTTCGGGCCACAGCCTTGGCGGTCAGGTATACCTGGCCAACTATTCCCTGTACATGCCGGCGATGGCACAGAAGTACTTCCGGGGCAAGCATACCCTTGGCAACAATGCCTTTACGCTGGATATCTCTTCCGGAACCGGCACAACCGGTCAGGATGTACGCTTCCTTGCCAATGCGGAAATTGTTCTCTACCGCCTCAAGCACCGCGCTGTCATAGACGCATCGTCAAATTAA